Genomic window (Streptomyces sp. LX-29):
TCCGGCCAGCCGTGCACCAGCGCGAGATTGAACTCGCGGGCGATGGCGTCCACCTCGGCGCACTGCGGGCCGTCGACCGGACCGCACGCCTCCTTGAGATTGCTCATCAGCAGCGGATAGCCGCCGATGGAGATCTCGGGGGTGACGAGCAGCTCGGCGCCCGCCTCGGCCGCGCGGCGCGCCGCCTGGCGCAGCTGGTCGAGGGAGTGGGTCAGGCCGGTGGTGCCGCAGGCCGCCTGCTGGCAAGCGATCCTCACTGGGGGTCCTCCCGGAAGCCTGGCCGTTCGCACATGAGTTCCTCACGATACCCGCACACGGAGAGTGCGAAGGATCGGTCGCACGTCACGCGGTGTATTCGGGGTCGGATATCAGGGGGGGTGGCTTAAACCTAGGGGTACCCCCTACTTCAACTACCGTGATAAACATGAAACATGCCGGGACGGTACCGTTCCGGATAAATCCCGGCGAGAAACCGGGTGCCTCCCACACAAAACTTAAGGGAAAGATTCTTCGGCACATGGGTGAACAGCGAGAGAATAGCGCTTGGGTACGCCGGTTCCACCCCGTCCCGGAGAGCGGTGTCCGGCTGGTCTGTATGCCGCACGCCGGGGGCTCCGCCCCCTTCTATTTCCCCATGTCCCAGGCGCTTTCCCCGGCCGTCGACGTGCTGTGTCTCCAGTACCCCGGGCGCCAGGACCGCCGACTGGACCCGGCCATCGAGAACATCCCGGACTACGCCGACGCGATCGTCGCGGAGCTCAAGCCCTGGCTCGATGTGCCGACGGCGTTTTTCGGCCACAGCATGGGTGCCGTCCTCGCCTACGAGGTGGCGCTCCGGCTGGAGCGTGACGGTCACTCCGGCCCGATCGCCCTCTTCGCCTCCGGTCGTCGCGCTCCCTCCCGCTACCGCGAGGAGAACGTGCACCGCCGGGACGACGACGGCATCGTCAAGGAGATGCAGCTCCTGAGCGGCACCGACTCCCGCATCCTCGGCAACGAGGAGATCCTGCGGATGGTGCTGCCGGCGATCCGCAGCGACTACACGGCCATCGAGACCTACCGCTCCGAGGAAGGGGCCGCGGTGCGCGCCCCGATCACGGTCCTCACGGGCGACAACGACCCCAGGACCAGCATGGAGGAGGCCGAGGCGTGGCGCGCCCACACCACCGGCGACTTCGACATCCATGTCTTCCCCGGCGGTCACTTCTTCCTGGCCAACCACTCGGAGAAGATCATTGAGATCGTCTCCAAAAAGATCAACGCGGTCGGCTCCCAGCAGTACTGACCGGACCGCGCATCCGCGTCAACGCACAATTCCCACGGCCCGGCGTGACTACCGGGCCGTGGGCCGAGTTCCGGGGGACGGACTCACCATGCCTGCCAAGCTCTTCGAACGCGAGAACCACCTTGCCGCGCTGACCGACATGTTGTGCGGCGCCAAACAGGGCAGGGGACGGCTGGCACTCATCAGCGGGGCGGTGGCCAGCGGAAAGACCGACCTGCTCGACAGGTTCGCGGCCCAGACGCTCTCCCGCGGGGTGCTGCTGCTGGAGACCACCGGGTCCCGCGCGGAGCGGGAACTGCCCTTCGGCCTGCTCAAGAAGGTCTTTGACAACGCTGCCATGCCGTCGGAGGCGCGCGCCGAGGCGATCGCGCTGCTGGACGACGTGGACACCGACGAGGAGAGCGGCGCCGCCTCCCGGCTGCGGACGATGTCCCGCGTCTCCTCGGTGCTGCTGCGTCTGGCCGACGAACGCCCGCTCGTCATCACGGTCGACGACGTGCACTGGGGCGACGGCCACTCCCTCCAGTTCCTGCTGCACCTGGCCCGCCGGGTGCGCCAGGCCAAGGTGCTGGTGGTCCTCACCGAGTCCACCCGACTACGCCAGGAACAGCTGAGCTTCCACGCCGAGCTGCTGCGCCAGCCCAACTGCGGCCGGCTGCGGCTGCACATGCTCACCGAGCCCGGCATCACCCGCGTGCTCACCGGCTACGTCTCTCAGGCCGTCGCCGCCCGACTGGCCCCCGAGTGCCACCGACTCACCGGCGGCAACCCGCTGCTGCTGCGCGCCCTGCTGGAGGACTGGCGGGCCGGCGGCGAGCACGGCGAGTCGCTGCAACGGCCGGTCCCCGGCGAGGCGTACGCCCAGGCCGTGCTCGGCTGCCTGCACCGCGGCGCCCCCGATGTGCTGACCATCGCCCACGGCATCGCGGTCCTCGGCGACGCCGACTGCCCGGTGCTGCTCAGCGAGCTGCTCGGGCTGACCGCCGGCGCCGTCGAACAGGGCGTCCAGGACCTGCACCAGAGCGCGCTGCTGGAGGGCGGCGCCTTCCGCGCCCCCGCCGCGCGCACCGCCGTCCTCGACGCCGTCCCCACCGCCACCCGCGCCGCGCTGCACCGGCGCGCCGCCCACCTGCTGCACAGCGACGGCGCCGCGGCGCTCGAAGTCGCCCGGCACCTGGTCGCCGGCGGACAGGACGTCGAGCGCTGGGCCGTCCCGGTGCTGCGCGAGGCAGCCGAGTACGCGCTGGTCGAAGAGGACCTGGAGTTCGCGCTGCGCTGCCTGGAACTGGCCCACGCCGCCAGCCAGGACGGGCGGGAGCGGGCCACCCTGAAGGCCCGGCTGGTCAGCGTGGCCTGGCGGATGGGGCCGGCGGTCGCCGAAGCGCACCTCCCCGACCTGGCCGACGCGTTGCGGGGCGGCCTGCTCGCCCCCCGCGACCTGGCGCTGTCCGTCTCCTACCTGGCCTGGTCCGGCCGGCTGGAGCAGGCGGCCGACGCCATCGCCGGATCGACCGCGACCGCGCGCCCCGCCCCCGGGGGGTCGACCATCACCGGCGTCGAGGACGCGCGCGGCGCGGCCCTCGCCGCCACCGCGCAGTGGCTGACCGTGATCAGCCCGCCGCTGCGGTCCCGCGTCCCCACCCTCGGCACCACCGCGCCGGCGGCCTCCACCGGCCCGCGCGACCTGGCGGGCGAGGCCTACGCGCAGTCCGCCGCCACCCTGTCCACCGCGCTCGGCGGCCAGACGGCCCGCGCCGTGGTCGAGGCGGAGCGCGTTCTCCAGCGCTACCACCTGTCCGACAACTCCCTCCAGCCGCTGGCCTTCGCGCTGCTGGCCCTGGTCTACGCGGACCGGCTCGACCTCGCCCAGTCCTGGTGCGAGCGGCTGCTCGGCGAGTGCGCCAGCCGCCGGGTGCCCACCTGGCAGGCGCTGCTCTCCGCCGTACGGGCCGAGATCGCCCTGCGTCAGGGCGACCTGCCGGTCGCCGCCCACCAGGCGCGGACCGCGATCTCCCGGATCTCCCCGGCCGGCTGGGGCGTGGCCATCGGCCTGCCGCTGGCCACCCTCATCCAGGCCGAGACCGGCATGGGCCGCTACGACGAGGCCATGGCGCTCCTGGAACAGCCGGTCCCCGACGGGCTGTTCCAGACCCTCACCGGACTGCACTACCTCCGGGCCCGCGGCCGCTGCCACCTGGCCACCGGCCGCTACCACGCCGCCCTCGGCGACTTCAACACCTGCGGCGAGCTGATGGCCGCCTGGCGGGTGGACTCCCCCCAGCTGGTGCCGTGGCGGCTGGACGCCGCCGAGGCATGGCTGGCCCTGGAGGAGACCGAGCGGGCCCACACCCTGGCCGAGGAGCAGCTGCGACGCAGCCCCGGCCAGCCGCGGCTGCGCGGCGCACTGCTGCTGATCCTGGCCCGCGGTGAGGACCTCAAGCGGCGGCTTCCCCGGCTCAAGGAGGCCGTCGAGATCCTGGAGAGCGGCGATGACCGACTCCAGCTCGCGGGCGCGCTCGGCGAACTCGGCCGCGGGTACCGCGCGCTGGGCGACTTCAACCGGGCGCGGGTGCTGGTCCGCAAGGCGTGGCACGTCGCCAAGGCATGCGGCGCGGAGCCGCTGTGCCGACAGCTCATCCCCAGCCACGGGGACGGGGCCGACCTGGTCGCCCCGGTCGGCCAGCCGGGCGACGACGCGGCCCAGCGCGAGGTCGAGGCGCTCACCGAGGCCGAGGCGCGGGTCGCCCTGCTGGCGGCGCACGGAAACACGAACCGGGAGATCGCGTCCAAGCTGTTCGTCACCGTGAGCACGGTGGAGCAGCACCTCACGCGGATCTATCGCAAGCTGAAGGTGAAGCGGCGGCGTGATCTGCCGGCGAAGCTCGCCGACAGCAGCCTCACCGGTATCGCCTGACGGCGGGTCCTGTACGGGTCGGGGTGCCCCCGTGGCGCCCCTGCGGGCTGCGGCCCGCGGGCTGCGGGGCGCGGTTGCTGGCGTGCGGTTGCGGGCGGTTCGGCACCGCTGGGCCGCGTCGTCTGGGTCGCTCGCCGTCGCGGCGGGAACAAGGGGCCCTTGTCGGGCCCCTTGTGGATCCCCTCGCGGTGTCGTTGAGGCCGTTCCGAACGGGTTGCGGGCGGTTCGGCACCGCCGGGTCGCGTTGTCTGGGTTGCTCGCCGTCGCGGCGGGAACAAGGGGGCTTGCCTTGGGCCCCTTGTGACACCCTGTTTTACGGGGTCTGGGGCAGAGCCCCGGTTTCGGGAAGGGGCGGGTCAGGGGAGAAGACCGCCACCGGGCCACAGCCCACCGACACGCCTACAGCAGCCCGCGTTCCAGGGCTGTCATGACGGCTGCCGTGCGGTCGGAGACCCCCAGCTTCTTGAAGGAGCGGAGGAGGTGGGTCTTGACGGTGGCTTCGCTGATGAAGAGGCGGGTGCCGATCTCGGCGTTGGTGAGGCCCTGGCTGACCAGGCCGAGGACCTCGCGTTCGCGGCCGGAGAGCGGGACCGGCTCGACGACGGCGCGGGGGCGGAACAGCTTGCCGGCGAGGGACGGGGTGAGGACGGTCTCGCCGCGGGCCGCGCTGTGCACGGCGTCGATGAGCTCCTGCCGGGAGCTGCCCTTGAGCAGGTAGCCGGCGGCCCCGGCCTCGACCGCGCGGAGGATGTCGGCGTCGTCCTCGTAGGTGGTGACGATGACGACCTTGGTGCCGGGGCAGTCGCGCAGGATGTGACCGGTCGCGGCGACGCCGTCCATGCCGCCCATGCGCAGGTCCAGCAGGACGATGTCGGGGCGCAGCGCGGTGGCCTGGACGACCGCCTCCTCACCGGAGCCGGCCTGGCCGACCACGCTGATGCCCTCGGCGGACTCCAGCATGGCGCTGAGGCCCTCGCGTACCACCGGATGGTCGTCGGCCAACATCACCCGGACTGTTGTCGTCTCAGCCACTGAATGCCTCCTGGGCGACCGCGCCCAGCGGGGCGGTCACCTCGATCGTGGTGCCGTGTCCGGGGCGGCTGTCGACGGTGGCCGACCCGTGGATCTCCGCCGCCCTGGCCCGCATGCCACGCAGCCCGTACCCGTTCTGGTCGTCGTCGGGGGAGAAGCCCTGGCCGTCGTCGCGGATGACGACGCGGACGGTGTCCTCCTCGTAGGCGACCAGGACGTCCACCGTGCGGGCCCGGGCGGCGTGCTTGCGGACGTTGGCGATGGCCTCCTGCACCGAGCGGAGCAGGACGACGTTGACGTTCATCGGCAGCGGCTTCTCGTCGCCCTCGACGGTGCAGCGCACGTCCAGGCCGGTCTCGGCGACCAGGCCGTCGGCCTGCCGGCGCACGGCCTGGACGAGGGAGCTGCCGCGCAGCGCGGGCGGGGTGAGGGTGGTGACGAAGTCCCGTGCCTCGGCGAGCGACTCCTTGGCCACCCGGCCCGCCAGCGACAGATGGGTGCGGGCCAGGTCGGGGGAGTGGTCCAGCTCCGACTCCGCCGTCTGCACCAGTCCGATGATGCTGGTCAGACCCTGGGCGATGGTGTCGTGGATCTCGCGTGCCAGCCGCTCGCGCT
Coding sequences:
- a CDS encoding response regulator transcription factor, yielding MLADDHPVVREGLSAMLESAEGISVVGQAGSGEEAVVQATALRPDIVLLDLRMGGMDGVAATGHILRDCPGTKVVIVTTYEDDADILRAVEAGAAGYLLKGSSRQELIDAVHSAARGETVLTPSLAGKLFRPRAVVEPVPLSGREREVLGLVSQGLTNAEIGTRLFISEATVKTHLLRSFKKLGVSDRTAAVMTALERGLL
- a CDS encoding sensor histidine kinase; this translates as MSQAQHDVPQAGAYYGPESGSRWFGLWDGFFAVSYLVTATLLLTSGTHAVAIGALTLIVPWYAALGRPLMIGDAVGPRNLVFAGVLLLLFAVATSFSLAGSFAMFAVVPMLIMSLSMRQAVVMLIAAHLWPVTVVWLRGEDMGLGVLQVLPIALLSIALSTLLGLWVKRVVRQSKERGRLIEDLRRSRERVARLSHEAGISAERERLAREIHDTIAQGLTSIIGLVQTAESELDHSPDLARTHLSLAGRVAKESLAEARDFVTTLTPPALRGSSLVQAVRRQADGLVAETGLDVRCTVEGDEKPLPMNVNVVLLRSVQEAIANVRKHAARARTVDVLVAYEEDTVRVVIRDDGQGFSPDDDQNGYGLRGMRARAAEIHGSATVDSRPGHGTTIEVTAPLGAVAQEAFSG
- a CDS encoding alpha/beta fold hydrolase, whose translation is MGEQRENSAWVRRFHPVPESGVRLVCMPHAGGSAPFYFPMSQALSPAVDVLCLQYPGRQDRRLDPAIENIPDYADAIVAELKPWLDVPTAFFGHSMGAVLAYEVALRLERDGHSGPIALFASGRRAPSRYREENVHRRDDDGIVKEMQLLSGTDSRILGNEEILRMVLPAIRSDYTAIETYRSEEGAAVRAPITVLTGDNDPRTSMEEAEAWRAHTTGDFDIHVFPGGHFFLANHSEKIIEIVSKKINAVGSQQY
- a CDS encoding LuxR family transcriptional regulator, with the translated sequence MPAKLFERENHLAALTDMLCGAKQGRGRLALISGAVASGKTDLLDRFAAQTLSRGVLLLETTGSRAERELPFGLLKKVFDNAAMPSEARAEAIALLDDVDTDEESGAASRLRTMSRVSSVLLRLADERPLVITVDDVHWGDGHSLQFLLHLARRVRQAKVLVVLTESTRLRQEQLSFHAELLRQPNCGRLRLHMLTEPGITRVLTGYVSQAVAARLAPECHRLTGGNPLLLRALLEDWRAGGEHGESLQRPVPGEAYAQAVLGCLHRGAPDVLTIAHGIAVLGDADCPVLLSELLGLTAGAVEQGVQDLHQSALLEGGAFRAPAARTAVLDAVPTATRAALHRRAAHLLHSDGAAALEVARHLVAGGQDVERWAVPVLREAAEYALVEEDLEFALRCLELAHAASQDGRERATLKARLVSVAWRMGPAVAEAHLPDLADALRGGLLAPRDLALSVSYLAWSGRLEQAADAIAGSTATARPAPGGSTITGVEDARGAALAATAQWLTVISPPLRSRVPTLGTTAPAASTGPRDLAGEAYAQSAATLSTALGGQTARAVVEAERVLQRYHLSDNSLQPLAFALLALVYADRLDLAQSWCERLLGECASRRVPTWQALLSAVRAEIALRQGDLPVAAHQARTAISRISPAGWGVAIGLPLATLIQAETGMGRYDEAMALLEQPVPDGLFQTLTGLHYLRARGRCHLATGRYHAALGDFNTCGELMAAWRVDSPQLVPWRLDAAEAWLALEETERAHTLAEEQLRRSPGQPRLRGALLLILARGEDLKRRLPRLKEAVEILESGDDRLQLAGALGELGRGYRALGDFNRARVLVRKAWHVAKACGAEPLCRQLIPSHGDGADLVAPVGQPGDDAAQREVEALTEAEARVALLAAHGNTNREIASKLFVTVSTVEQHLTRIYRKLKVKRRRDLPAKLADSSLTGIA